A genomic window from Salvia miltiorrhiza cultivar Shanhuang (shh) chromosome 5, IMPLAD_Smil_shh, whole genome shotgun sequence includes:
- the LOC131024190 gene encoding uncharacterized protein LOC131024190 isoform X2, with the protein MAFTKLCPWGCTITYKDGSEEAYDGCIIAAHAPDALKILGKQATYDELRILGGFQYAYSDIFVHHDENLMPKTRGAWGWKNFLGINNDKACITYWLNNIQNNSVPFFVTLNPPHTPKHISSKLSTSHPIPSVSASRALSKLNDIQGKRGLWFCGAYQGYGFPEDGVKAGILAANGMLRKHYTFSNNPKCMVLSYLETGACVVVTRFLERFIVTGCLILLEEGGKIFTFQGTNKKNNLKVTLRVHKPQFYWKVAMEADLGFADAYINGDISFVDANQGLLNFLLLMIANAQMNAYKERRRWTLFLYTSLASTAKTFIKHVSRRNTLFQARRNVSRHYDLSNELFSLFLDETMTYSCAMFENPCEDLKNAQLRKVHTLIEKARINKDHHILEIGCGWGSFALEAVKKTGCKYTGITLSENQLQYIELKVIEAGLQDQIELLLCDYRQLPNNYRYDRIISCGMIEHVGHEYMEEFFKCCESSLADNGILVLQFIAVADEKYDEWRSSDGFGTEYIFHGGCLPSLNRVISAMAASSRLSVVHLEEIGCHYFHTLRHWRHNFLQNQSKILDLGFDEKFIRTWEYYFDYCAAGFKYCVIGDYQIVFSRPGDVAAFGSVPYNPLPSTS; encoded by the exons ATGGCTTTCACAAAGTTATGTCCATGGG GTTGTACTATTACATATAAGGATGGCTCGGAAGAAGCATATGATGGGTGCATAATTGCTGCACATGCTCCAGATGCTCTAAAGATCCTAGGAAAGCAGGCGACATACGATGAATTAAGAATACTTGGTGGTTTTCAATATGCCTACAG TGATATCTTCGTTCACCATGACGAAAATCTGATGCCAAAAACCCGAGGGGCATGGGGCTGGAAGAATTTTCTTGGAATCAACAACGACAAAGCTTGTATAACGTATTGGCTAAACAATATCCAG AATAATAGTGTTCCATTTTTCGTGACTCTAAATCCACCTCATACACCTAAGCATATATCTTCCAAGTTGTCAACTAGCCATCCTATACCATCAGTTTCTGCAAGCAGAGCTTTGTCAAAACTTAATGATATCCAAGGGAAGAGAGGACTATGGTTCTGTGGAGCATATCAAGGCTATGGCTTCCCTGAGGATGGAGTAAAG GCAGGGATACTTGCTGCAAACGGCATGCTTAGAAAACACTATACTTTTTCAAACAACCCCAAATGCATGGTTCTATCCTATCTTGAAACTGGGGCTTGTGTTGTCGTTACGAGATTCCTTGAGCGATTTATTGTTACTGGATGTCTAAT TCTTTTGGAAGAAGGTGGTAAAATATTTACCTTTCAAGGTACAAATAAAAAGAACAATTTAAAAGTTACTTTGAGAGTTCACAAACCCCAGTTCTATTGGAAG GTCGCAATGGAGGCTGATTTAGGATTTGCCGATGCCTACATTAATGGTGATATTTCGTTTGTTGATGCAAACCAAGGCCTTCTCAACTTTCTTCTA CTGATGATAGCAAATGCACAGATGAATGCGTACAAGGAAAg AAGACGGTGGACACTATTTCTTTACACATCTTTAGCATCAACTGCAAAAACATTCATCAAGCATGTTTCCAGAAGAAACACGCTATTTCAGGCACGCCGTAACGTCTCGCGGCATTATGACCTA AGCAATGAACTTTTTTCTCTATTCTTGGATGAGACAATGACGTATTCTTGTGCAATGTTTGAG AATCCGTGTGAAGACTTGAAGAATGCACAGCTTCGGAAAGTCCATACTTTGATCGAAAAG GCAAGGATTAATAAAGATCATCACATTCTAGAGATTGGATGTGGTTGGGGAAGTTTTGCACTTGAAGCAGTAAAAAAGACAGGATGCAAATATACTGGCATTACATTGTCGGAAAATCAGCTGCAATACATAGAATTAAAAGTGATAGAAGCAGGTCTGCAG GATCAAATTGAACTTCTTCTTTGTGACTACCGCCAATTGCCGAACAACTATAGATATGACAGGATAATATCATG TGGGATGATAGAACATGTGGGGCATGAATATATGGAAGAATTTTTTAAATGCTGTGAATCTTCATTAGCTGACAATGGTATTCTTGTTCTTCAG TTCATAGCAGTAGCTGATGAAAAATATGATGAGTGGAGGAGCAGTGATGGATTTGGCACAGAATACATATTCCATGGTGGATGTCTGCCTTCACTTAACAGAGTAATATCTGCTATGGCTGCCTCATCCAGACTTAG TGTGGTGCACTTAGAAGAAATAGGATGTCATTATTTTCACACCCTCAGACATTGGCGGCACAACTTCCTTCAAAACCAAAG TAAAATTCTTGATCTTGGATTTGATGAGAAGTTTATACGGACGTGGGAATACTATTTTGACTATTGTGCTGCTGGATTCAAATATTGTGTTATAGGAGATTATCAG ATTGTATTCAGTCGACCTGGTGATGTTGCTGCATTTGGAAGTGTTCCATACAATCCTCTGCCTTCTACCAGCTGA
- the LOC131024190 gene encoding uncharacterized protein LOC131024190 isoform X1 has product MIRVAVIGGGVSGLAAAYVLAKEGVDVVLYEKEKSLGGQAMTAIVHDTTPFDLRFMIFTQAMYPEVMELFESVGVDTDVSDISYSVSLDQGQGYEWGTRNGLSSLFAQKKNMLNPWFWKMIREIIKFRDDASLYVEELDNSPYIDRNETLGTFVQSRGYSELFQKAFLIPICASIWSCSSSLVMTFSAYLTLSFLRNQDTLELLGLTKRLTTKWLSQSYVHGIKKELECRGCQVKINSEIHSVSTCDMGCTITYKDGSEEAYDGCIIAAHAPDALKILGKQATYDELRILGGFQYAYSDIFVHHDENLMPKTRGAWGWKNFLGINNDKACITYWLNNIQNNSVPFFVTLNPPHTPKHISSKLSTSHPIPSVSASRALSKLNDIQGKRGLWFCGAYQGYGFPEDGVKAGILAANGMLRKHYTFSNNPKCMVLSYLETGACVVVTRFLERFIVTGCLILLEEGGKIFTFQGTNKKNNLKVTLRVHKPQFYWKVAMEADLGFADAYINGDISFVDANQGLLNFLLLMIANAQMNAYKERRRWTLFLYTSLASTAKTFIKHVSRRNTLFQARRNVSRHYDLSNELFSLFLDETMTYSCAMFENPCEDLKNAQLRKVHTLIEKARINKDHHILEIGCGWGSFALEAVKKTGCKYTGITLSENQLQYIELKVIEAGLQDQIELLLCDYRQLPNNYRYDRIISCGMIEHVGHEYMEEFFKCCESSLADNGILVLQFIAVADEKYDEWRSSDGFGTEYIFHGGCLPSLNRVISAMAASSRLSVVHLEEIGCHYFHTLRHWRHNFLQNQSKILDLGFDEKFIRTWEYYFDYCAAGFKYCVIGDYQIVFSRPGDVAAFGSVPYNPLPSTS; this is encoded by the exons GCTATGTATCCGGAAGTGATGGAACTATTTGAGAGTGTTGGAGTTGATACTGACGTCTCTGACATTTCATACTCTGTGAGCTTGGATCAAGGCCAAGGTTATGAATGGGGCACTCGAAATGGACTCTCCAGTTTGTTTGCACAAAAGAAGAATATGTTGAATCCATGGTTTTGGAAAATGATTAGGGAAATCATTAAGTTCAGAGACGACGCTTCTCT TTATGTTGAAGAGCTCGATAACAGTCCATATATTGACCGGAATGAAACACTGGGGACCTTCGTCCAATCCCGTGGTTACTCTGAGTTATTTCAGAAAGCTTTTCTT ATTCCAATTTGTGCTTCTATTTGGTCATGCTCTTCTTCATTAGTGATGACTTTCTCTGCCTATTTAACACTTTCGTTCCTGCGTAATCAGGACACTTTGGAG CTTCTTGGTCTCACTAAACGGCTTACAACGAAATGGCTTTCACAAAGTTATGTCCATGGG ATCAAGAAAGAGCTAGAATGTAGAGGCTGTCAAGTGAAAATCAATTCTGAAATACATTCAGTTTCTACCTGTGACATGG GTTGTACTATTACATATAAGGATGGCTCGGAAGAAGCATATGATGGGTGCATAATTGCTGCACATGCTCCAGATGCTCTAAAGATCCTAGGAAAGCAGGCGACATACGATGAATTAAGAATACTTGGTGGTTTTCAATATGCCTACAG TGATATCTTCGTTCACCATGACGAAAATCTGATGCCAAAAACCCGAGGGGCATGGGGCTGGAAGAATTTTCTTGGAATCAACAACGACAAAGCTTGTATAACGTATTGGCTAAACAATATCCAG AATAATAGTGTTCCATTTTTCGTGACTCTAAATCCACCTCATACACCTAAGCATATATCTTCCAAGTTGTCAACTAGCCATCCTATACCATCAGTTTCTGCAAGCAGAGCTTTGTCAAAACTTAATGATATCCAAGGGAAGAGAGGACTATGGTTCTGTGGAGCATATCAAGGCTATGGCTTCCCTGAGGATGGAGTAAAG GCAGGGATACTTGCTGCAAACGGCATGCTTAGAAAACACTATACTTTTTCAAACAACCCCAAATGCATGGTTCTATCCTATCTTGAAACTGGGGCTTGTGTTGTCGTTACGAGATTCCTTGAGCGATTTATTGTTACTGGATGTCTAAT TCTTTTGGAAGAAGGTGGTAAAATATTTACCTTTCAAGGTACAAATAAAAAGAACAATTTAAAAGTTACTTTGAGAGTTCACAAACCCCAGTTCTATTGGAAG GTCGCAATGGAGGCTGATTTAGGATTTGCCGATGCCTACATTAATGGTGATATTTCGTTTGTTGATGCAAACCAAGGCCTTCTCAACTTTCTTCTA CTGATGATAGCAAATGCACAGATGAATGCGTACAAGGAAAg AAGACGGTGGACACTATTTCTTTACACATCTTTAGCATCAACTGCAAAAACATTCATCAAGCATGTTTCCAGAAGAAACACGCTATTTCAGGCACGCCGTAACGTCTCGCGGCATTATGACCTA AGCAATGAACTTTTTTCTCTATTCTTGGATGAGACAATGACGTATTCTTGTGCAATGTTTGAG AATCCGTGTGAAGACTTGAAGAATGCACAGCTTCGGAAAGTCCATACTTTGATCGAAAAG GCAAGGATTAATAAAGATCATCACATTCTAGAGATTGGATGTGGTTGGGGAAGTTTTGCACTTGAAGCAGTAAAAAAGACAGGATGCAAATATACTGGCATTACATTGTCGGAAAATCAGCTGCAATACATAGAATTAAAAGTGATAGAAGCAGGTCTGCAG GATCAAATTGAACTTCTTCTTTGTGACTACCGCCAATTGCCGAACAACTATAGATATGACAGGATAATATCATG TGGGATGATAGAACATGTGGGGCATGAATATATGGAAGAATTTTTTAAATGCTGTGAATCTTCATTAGCTGACAATGGTATTCTTGTTCTTCAG TTCATAGCAGTAGCTGATGAAAAATATGATGAGTGGAGGAGCAGTGATGGATTTGGCACAGAATACATATTCCATGGTGGATGTCTGCCTTCACTTAACAGAGTAATATCTGCTATGGCTGCCTCATCCAGACTTAG TGTGGTGCACTTAGAAGAAATAGGATGTCATTATTTTCACACCCTCAGACATTGGCGGCACAACTTCCTTCAAAACCAAAG TAAAATTCTTGATCTTGGATTTGATGAGAAGTTTATACGGACGTGGGAATACTATTTTGACTATTGTGCTGCTGGATTCAAATATTGTGTTATAGGAGATTATCAG ATTGTATTCAGTCGACCTGGTGATGTTGCTGCATTTGGAAGTGTTCCATACAATCCTCTGCCTTCTACCAGCTGA